From a region of the Calonectris borealis chromosome 2, bCalBor7.hap1.2, whole genome shotgun sequence genome:
- the CEBPD gene encoding CCAAT/enhancer-binding protein delta, producing MSAAALYSLDSPACYKSWCLEPANFYDAKVGSGGGTGPACKPGGRGGCGMSGEEAGGGLGGSGTNLAELSAAAPAMYEDESAIDFSSYIDSMSAVPNLELCNDELFADLFNSNHKPERGGDYGEYLPPGGGAGRDPAKDLGAAMTTLLGAEPRTASSSSSSSSSSSSSSRGALKQEPDWSDSDLSSSLLPSQIATCAQTIMNLSGQPTPPTSPEPPGSSSPSSCSTRSPGPAAAGAAVSGSAQGVPPPPAAGGKERGGKKCVDRFSPEYRQRRERNNIAVRKSRDKAKRRNQEMQQKLLELSAENEKLHKKIEQLTRDLTSLRHFFKQLPSASFLQPGSGTDCR from the coding sequence ATGAGCGCCGCCGCTCTCTACAGCCTGGACTCCCCGGCATGTTATAAGAGCTGGTGCCTGGAGCCCGCCAACTTCTAcgacgccaaggtgggcagcggcggcgggacGGGTCCCGCCTGCAAgccggggggccgcggcggctgcgGGATGAGCGGCGAGGAGGCGGGGGGCGGCCTGGGGGGCAGCGGCACCAACCTGGCAGAGCtgagcgccgccgccccggccatGTACGAGGACGAGAGCGCCATCGACTTCAGCTCCTACATTGACTCCATGTCGGCCGTGCCCAACCTGGAGCTGTGCAACGACGAGCTCTTCGCCGACCTCTTCAACAGCAACCACAAGCCCGAGCGGGGCGGGGACTACGGCGAGTACCTgccgccgggcggcggcgccggccgcgacCCCGCCAAGGACCTCGGCGCTGCCATGACCACCCTGCTGGGCGCCGAGCCCcgcaccgcctcctcctcctcctcctcctcttcctcctcctcctcctcctcccgcggcGCCCTGAAGCAGGAGCCGGACTGGAGCGACAGCGACCtctcctcctcgctgctgccCTCGCAGATCGCCACCTGCGCCCAGACCATCATGAACCTGAGCGGGCAGCCCACGCCGCCCACCTCCCCCGAGCCGCCGGGCAGCAgctccccctccagctgcagcacccgctccccgggccccgccgccgccggggctgccgtCTCCGGGTCGGCGCAGggcgtcccgccgccgccggccgccgggggGAAGGAGCGCGGCGGCAAGAAGTGCGTGGACAGGTTTAGCCCCGAGTACCGGCAGCGCCGGGAGCGCAACAACATCGCCGTGCGCAAGAGCCGCGACAAGGCGAAGCGGCGCAACCAGGAGatgcagcagaagctgctggagCTCTCGGCCGAGAACGAGAAGCTGCACAAGAAGATCGAGCAGCTCACCCGGGACTTGACCAGCCTCCGGCACTTCTTCAAGCAGCTGCCCAGCGCCTCCTTCCTGCAGCCCGGCTCGGGCACCGACTGCCGGTAA